In the Streptomyces fradiae ATCC 10745 = DSM 40063 genome, one interval contains:
- a CDS encoding RNA polymerase sigma factor SigF: MSPRLDETRTRDAASATPFHPIDPSGSPDPLDLPDLPEIPPYAQVEAVDARALSKTLFARLETLDEGTPEHAYVRNTLVELNLALVKFAASRFRTRSEPMEDIIQVGTIGLIKAIDRFELSREVEFPTFAMPTIIGEIKRFFRDTSWSVRVPRRLQELRLELAKAGDELAQELDRSPTVAELAERLGISREEVVEGMAASNAYTASSLDAQPEEDDTEGALADRIGYEDHGLEGIEYIESLKPLIASLPARDREILSLRFVAGLTQSQIGEELNISQMHVSRLLSRTLAKLRKGLTLEE; the protein is encoded by the coding sequence ATGTCACCCCGGCTCGACGAGACGCGTACCCGCGACGCGGCGTCGGCAACACCGTTCCACCCGATCGATCCGTCCGGCTCCCCGGACCCCCTGGACCTTCCGGACCTCCCCGAGATCCCGCCCTACGCGCAGGTGGAGGCCGTCGACGCGCGAGCGCTCTCCAAGACGCTGTTCGCCCGGCTGGAGACCCTCGACGAGGGCACCCCGGAGCACGCGTACGTCCGCAACACCCTGGTCGAGCTCAACCTCGCCCTCGTCAAGTTCGCCGCCTCCCGCTTCCGCACGCGCAGCGAGCCGATGGAGGACATCATCCAGGTCGGCACCATCGGCCTGATCAAGGCGATCGACCGCTTCGAGCTGAGCCGCGAGGTCGAGTTCCCGACCTTCGCGATGCCGACGATCATCGGCGAGATCAAGCGCTTCTTCCGCGACACGTCCTGGTCGGTGCGCGTTCCCCGGCGCCTCCAGGAGCTGCGGCTGGAACTGGCGAAGGCCGGTGACGAGCTCGCCCAGGAGCTGGACCGCTCCCCGACCGTCGCCGAGCTGGCCGAGCGGCTCGGCATCAGCCGGGAGGAGGTCGTCGAGGGCATGGCGGCGAGCAACGCCTACACCGCCAGCTCCCTGGACGCCCAGCCCGAGGAGGACGACACCGAGGGCGCCCTCGCCGACCGGATCGGCTACGAGGACCACGGGCTGGAGGGCATCGAGTACATCGAGTCCCTCAAGCCGCTCATCGCGTCGCTCCCCGCGCGGGACCGCGAGATCCTGTCCCTCCGCTTCGTGGCCGGGCTCACCCAGTCGCAGATCGGCGAGGAGCTGAACATCTCGCAGATGCACGTCTCGCGCCTGCTGTCCCGCACGCTGGCGAAGCTGCGCAAGGGCCTCACCCTGGAGGAGTGA
- a CDS encoding DUF4287 domain-containing protein — protein MTQQAKGPASYFPSIEKKYGRPVAEWKELIRTSPLTRHMELVAWLKTEHGLGHGHANALVAHTLAERA, from the coding sequence ATGACCCAGCAGGCGAAGGGCCCCGCGAGCTACTTCCCGTCCATCGAGAAGAAGTACGGGCGGCCCGTCGCGGAGTGGAAGGAGCTCATCCGCACCTCCCCGCTCACCCGGCACATGGAGCTGGTCGCCTGGCTCAAGACCGAGCACGGCCTGGGCCACGGCCACGCCAACGCCCTCGTCGCCCACACCCTCGCCGAGCGCGCCTGA
- the hutI gene encoding imidazolonepropionase, with amino-acid sequence MNSGNDPANSAPATAGPDTTNSAVAPAATAATLITNIAGLVTNDPSLGDGSPLGLIQDAALVIEGDRVVWTGESSKAPATDNRVDAGGRAVIPGFVDSHSHLVFAGDRTAEFNARMSGRAYEAGGIRTTVAATRAATDAELEANLTRYLREALRQGTTTFETKSGYGLTVEDEARALRIAARHTEEVTYLGAHIVSPDYADDPAAYVDLVTGPMLDACAPHARWIDVFCEKGAFDGDQARAILTAGKARGLLPRVHANQLSYGPGVRLAVELDAASADHCTHLTDADVDALASGSTVATLLPGAEFSTRARWPDARRLLDAGVTVALSTDCNPGSSFTSSMPFCVALAVRDMGMTPDEALWSATAGGAAALRRTDVGRLTPGARADLALLDAPSHVHLAYRPGVPLVARVWRGGVASDG; translated from the coding sequence ATGAACAGCGGCAACGACCCCGCGAACAGCGCCCCCGCGACCGCGGGCCCCGACACGACGAACAGCGCCGTCGCCCCGGCGGCCACCGCGGCCACGCTCATCACCAACATCGCCGGTCTGGTCACCAACGACCCCTCCCTCGGTGACGGATCCCCCCTCGGACTGATCCAGGACGCGGCGCTCGTCATCGAGGGCGACCGCGTCGTCTGGACCGGTGAATCCAGCAAAGCACCCGCCACTGACAACCGGGTCGACGCCGGCGGCCGGGCCGTGATCCCCGGCTTCGTCGACTCCCACTCCCACCTCGTCTTCGCCGGCGACCGCACCGCCGAGTTCAACGCCCGCATGTCCGGCCGGGCCTACGAGGCCGGCGGCATCCGCACGACCGTCGCCGCGACCCGCGCCGCCACCGACGCCGAACTGGAGGCGAACCTCACCCGCTACCTGCGCGAGGCGCTCCGCCAGGGCACCACCACCTTCGAGACCAAGTCCGGCTACGGGCTGACCGTCGAGGACGAGGCGCGGGCGCTGCGCATCGCCGCCCGGCACACCGAGGAGGTCACCTACCTCGGCGCGCACATCGTCTCCCCCGACTACGCGGACGACCCGGCCGCCTACGTGGACCTGGTCACCGGCCCGATGCTGGACGCCTGTGCGCCGCACGCCCGGTGGATCGACGTCTTCTGCGAGAAGGGCGCCTTCGACGGCGACCAGGCCCGCGCGATCCTCACCGCGGGCAAGGCCCGCGGACTGCTCCCGCGCGTCCACGCCAACCAGCTCTCGTACGGCCCCGGCGTGCGGCTCGCGGTGGAGCTGGACGCGGCCAGCGCCGACCACTGCACCCACCTGACGGACGCCGACGTGGACGCCCTGGCGAGCGGCTCGACCGTGGCGACGCTGCTGCCGGGCGCGGAGTTCTCCACGCGCGCGCGGTGGCCCGACGCGCGCCGCCTGCTGGACGCGGGCGTGACGGTGGCCCTGTCCACGGACTGCAACCCCGGCTCGTCGTTCACCTCGTCCATGCCCTTCTGCGTCGCCCTCGCGGTGCGGGACATGGGCATGACGCCCGACGAGGCGCTGTGGTCCGCCACGGCGGGCGGCGCGGCGGCCCTGCGCCGCACCGACGTCGGCCGCCTCACCCCCGGCGCCCGCGCCGACCTGGCCCTCCTGGACGCCCCGTCCCACGTCCACCTCGCCTACCGCCCCGGCGTCCCGCTCGTCGCCCGGGTCTGGCGCGGGGGCGTAGCGTCGGACGGGTGA
- a CDS encoding formimidoylglutamate deiminase: MPMTAAYWLEHAWLDGAVASGVALDTADGRITAVRPGTPAPPPGATPLRGLTLPGLANAHSHAFHRALRGHVQAERGTFWTWRETMYQVASRLTPDTYRALATAVYAEMALAGITAVGEFHYLHHAPGGAPYADPNAMGEALIAAAADAGVRITLLDTAYLSSGFGAPPEEHQLRFSDGTADAWAERVSALKDTADSAVRVGAAVHSVRAVPADQLATVAAWARDRAAPLHVHLSEQPAENEACLAAHGRTPARLLADHGVLGARTTAVHATHLTDEDVALLGGSATGTCMCPTTERDLADGIGPAAALQRAGSPLSLGSDSHAVIDLLEEARAMELDERLRTRTRGNWTAAALLRAATADGHAALGRPDAGRLEAGALADFTTIALDTVRTAGPPPRLAAETAVFAASAADVRHTVVGGRHVVRDGAHALVPDVPRALRDAVAALHD, from the coding sequence ATGCCGATGACCGCCGCCTACTGGCTGGAGCACGCCTGGCTGGACGGCGCCGTCGCCTCCGGCGTCGCCCTGGACACGGCGGACGGCCGGATCACCGCCGTCCGCCCCGGCACGCCCGCCCCGCCGCCCGGCGCGACCCCCCTGCGCGGGCTGACGCTCCCCGGCCTGGCCAACGCCCACAGCCACGCCTTCCACCGGGCCCTGCGCGGCCACGTCCAGGCCGAGCGGGGCACCTTCTGGACGTGGCGGGAGACGATGTACCAGGTCGCCTCCCGGCTCACCCCCGACACCTACCGCGCCCTGGCCACCGCCGTGTACGCGGAGATGGCCCTCGCCGGCATCACGGCCGTCGGCGAGTTCCACTACCTGCACCACGCCCCCGGCGGCGCCCCCTACGCCGATCCCAACGCCATGGGCGAGGCGCTGATCGCCGCCGCCGCCGACGCGGGCGTCCGCATCACCCTCCTCGACACCGCCTACCTCTCCTCCGGCTTCGGCGCGCCCCCCGAGGAGCACCAGCTCCGCTTCTCCGACGGCACCGCCGACGCCTGGGCCGAACGCGTCTCGGCGCTGAAGGACACCGCCGACTCCGCGGTCCGCGTCGGCGCGGCCGTCCACTCCGTGCGCGCCGTCCCCGCCGACCAGCTCGCCACCGTCGCCGCCTGGGCGCGCGACCGGGCGGCGCCCCTGCACGTCCACCTCTCCGAACAGCCCGCCGAGAACGAGGCGTGCCTCGCCGCCCACGGCCGCACCCCCGCCCGGCTCCTCGCCGACCACGGCGTCCTCGGCGCACGGACCACCGCCGTCCACGCCACCCACCTCACCGACGAGGACGTCGCCCTCCTCGGCGGCTCCGCCACCGGCACCTGCATGTGCCCCACCACGGAACGCGACCTCGCCGACGGCATCGGCCCCGCCGCGGCCCTCCAGCGGGCCGGCAGCCCCCTGTCCCTCGGCTCCGACAGCCACGCCGTGATCGACCTCCTGGAGGAGGCGCGCGCCATGGAGCTGGACGAGCGGCTGCGCACCCGCACCCGCGGCAACTGGACGGCCGCCGCGCTGCTGCGCGCGGCCACCGCCGACGGGCACGCCGCCCTGGGCAGGCCCGACGCGGGCCGGCTGGAGGCGGGCGCGCTCGCCGACTTCACGACGATCGCGCTCGACACCGTCAGGACGGCCGGACCGCCACCGCGTCTGGCAGCCGAGACGGCCGTATTCGCCGCGTCGGCCGCGGACGTGCGCCACACCGTCGTGGGCGGCCGCCATGTCGTACGGGACGGAGCCCACGCCCTCGTCCCCGACGTGCCGCGGGCGCTGCGGGACGCCGTCGCCGCCCTGCACGACTGA
- a CDS encoding allantoate amidohydrolase, which yields MWKELAGIGRDPASGGYRRYAWTGADTECRAWFREQAESRGLAYETDRNGNQWAWLGDPDGTDAVVTGSHLDSVPDGGAFDGPLGVVSSFAAVDELLRRGAAPTRPLAVVNFGDEEGARFGLACVGSRLSAGQLTRDAAYALRDGDGVALPDAMEAAGHDPSAIGPDPGRLARIGAFVELHVEQGRALDLTGDPVGVASAIWPHGRWRYDFRGEANHAGTTRLADRRDPMLPYAETVLAARRAAELAGAVATFGKVAVEPNGVNAIPSLVRGWLDSRAADQATLDTVTAAVEAAAREAADRQGVDLAVVRESFTPVVEFAHALRDELGRILDRGGERPVPVLGTGAGHDAGILSASVPTAMLFVRNPTGVSHSPAESATEDDCVAGVRALADVLEGLACR from the coding sequence ATGTGGAAGGAGCTGGCCGGCATCGGCCGCGACCCCGCCTCCGGCGGCTACCGCCGCTACGCCTGGACGGGCGCCGACACCGAGTGCCGCGCCTGGTTCCGCGAGCAGGCCGAGTCGCGGGGGCTCGCCTACGAGACCGACCGCAACGGCAACCAGTGGGCCTGGCTCGGCGACCCGGACGGCACCGACGCCGTCGTCACCGGCTCCCACCTGGACTCCGTCCCGGACGGCGGCGCCTTCGACGGGCCGCTCGGCGTCGTGTCCTCCTTCGCCGCCGTCGACGAACTCCTCCGGCGGGGCGCCGCCCCCACCCGGCCGCTCGCCGTCGTCAACTTCGGCGACGAGGAGGGCGCCCGCTTCGGCCTCGCCTGCGTCGGCTCCCGCCTCTCGGCCGGGCAGCTCACCCGGGACGCCGCGTACGCGCTGCGCGACGGCGACGGCGTCGCCCTGCCGGACGCCATGGAGGCCGCCGGACACGACCCGTCCGCCATCGGCCCCGACCCCGGGCGCCTGGCCCGGATCGGCGCGTTCGTGGAGCTCCACGTCGAGCAGGGCCGCGCCCTCGACCTGACCGGCGACCCGGTCGGCGTCGCCTCCGCGATCTGGCCGCACGGCCGCTGGCGGTACGACTTCCGGGGCGAGGCCAACCACGCGGGCACCACCCGGCTCGCGGACCGCCGCGACCCGATGCTCCCCTACGCCGAGACCGTCCTCGCCGCCCGCCGCGCCGCGGAGCTGGCGGGCGCCGTCGCCACCTTCGGCAAGGTCGCCGTCGAACCGAACGGCGTCAACGCCATCCCGTCCCTCGTGCGCGGCTGGCTCGACTCGCGCGCCGCCGACCAGGCGACGCTCGACACCGTCACGGCCGCCGTGGAGGCCGCCGCGCGGGAGGCCGCCGACCGGCAGGGCGTCGACCTCGCCGTCGTACGCGAGTCGTTCACCCCGGTCGTCGAGTTCGCCCACGCCCTGCGCGACGAGCTCGGGCGGATCCTCGACCGGGGCGGCGAGCGCCCCGTCCCCGTCCTGGGCACGGGCGCCGGGCACGACGCGGGCATCCTCTCCGCCTCCGTGCCCACCGCGATGCTGTTCGTCCGCAACCCCACGGGCGTCTCGCACTCCCCGGCCGAGTCCGCCACCGAGGACGACTGCGTCGCGGGCGTGCGCGCCCTCGCCGACGTACTGGAGGGACTGGCATGCCGATGA
- the hutU gene encoding urocanate hydratase, producing MSGPRPVRAPRGTELSALGWQQEAALRMLQNNLDPEVAEHPDKLVVYGGTGKAARDWRSFDAMVRTLRTLKQDETMLVQSGRPVGVMQTHEWAPRVLIANSNLVGDWANWEEFRRLEALGLTMYGQMTAGSWIYIGTQGILQGTYETFAAVAAKKFGGTLAGTITLTAGLGGMGGAQPLAVTMNDGVALCVDCDPRAIERRIEHRYLDVRADSLDHALKLATEARDARRPLSIGVLGNAAEALPRLLAMGAPIDIVTDQTSAHDPLAYLPVGVAFEDMADAAAKDPAGFTTRARESMARHVEAMVGFMDAGAEVFDYGNSIRGEAKLAGYDRAFAFPGFVPAYIRPLFCEGKGPFRWAALSGEASDIAKTDKAILELFPENESLARWIRMAGERVHFQGLPARICWLGYGERDRAGERFNDMVASGELAAPLAIGRDHLDCGSVASPYRETEAMLDGSDAIADWPLLNAMVNVASGASWVSLHHGGGVGMGRSLHAGQVTVADGTPLAGEKIRRVLTNDPGMGVIRHVDAGYDRADEVAAERGVRVPMREDA from the coding sequence ATGTCAGGACCCCGCCCCGTACGGGCCCCGCGCGGTACGGAACTGAGCGCCCTGGGATGGCAGCAGGAGGCAGCCCTGCGGATGCTGCAGAACAACCTGGACCCCGAGGTCGCCGAGCACCCCGACAAGCTCGTCGTCTACGGCGGCACCGGCAAGGCCGCCCGCGACTGGCGCTCCTTCGACGCCATGGTCCGCACCCTGCGCACCCTGAAGCAGGACGAGACGATGCTCGTCCAGTCCGGCCGCCCGGTCGGCGTGATGCAGACCCACGAGTGGGCCCCGCGCGTCCTGATCGCCAACTCCAACCTGGTCGGCGACTGGGCGAACTGGGAGGAGTTCCGCCGCCTGGAGGCCCTCGGCCTCACCATGTACGGGCAGATGACCGCCGGATCGTGGATCTACATCGGCACCCAGGGCATCCTCCAGGGCACCTACGAGACGTTCGCCGCCGTCGCCGCCAAGAAGTTCGGCGGCACGCTGGCCGGGACGATCACCCTCACCGCCGGCCTCGGCGGCATGGGCGGCGCCCAGCCGCTCGCCGTCACGATGAACGACGGCGTCGCCCTCTGCGTCGACTGCGACCCGCGCGCCATCGAGCGCCGCATCGAGCACCGCTACCTGGACGTGCGGGCCGACTCCCTCGACCACGCCCTGAAGCTCGCCACCGAGGCCCGCGACGCCCGCCGGCCCCTGTCCATCGGCGTCCTCGGCAACGCCGCCGAAGCGCTCCCGCGGCTCCTCGCGATGGGCGCGCCCATCGACATCGTCACCGACCAGACCTCCGCCCACGACCCGCTCGCCTACCTGCCGGTCGGCGTCGCGTTCGAGGACATGGCGGACGCGGCGGCCAAGGACCCGGCCGGCTTCACCACGCGCGCCCGCGAGTCGATGGCGCGGCACGTCGAGGCGATGGTCGGCTTCATGGACGCCGGCGCCGAGGTCTTCGACTACGGCAACTCCATCCGCGGCGAGGCGAAGCTCGCCGGGTACGACCGGGCCTTCGCCTTCCCCGGCTTCGTCCCCGCCTACATCCGCCCGCTGTTCTGCGAGGGCAAGGGCCCCTTCCGCTGGGCGGCCCTGTCCGGCGAGGCGTCCGACATCGCGAAGACCGACAAGGCGATCCTGGAGCTGTTCCCGGAGAACGAGTCGCTGGCCCGCTGGATCCGGATGGCCGGCGAGCGCGTCCACTTCCAGGGCCTGCCCGCCCGCATCTGCTGGCTCGGCTACGGCGAGCGCGACCGCGCCGGCGAGCGCTTCAACGACATGGTGGCCTCCGGCGAACTGGCCGCCCCGCTCGCCATCGGCCGCGACCACCTCGACTGCGGCTCCGTCGCCTCCCCGTACCGGGAGACCGAGGCCATGCTCGACGGCTCCGACGCCATCGCGGACTGGCCGCTGCTCAACGCCATGGTCAACGTCGCCTCCGGCGCCTCCTGGGTCTCCCTCCACCACGGCGGCGGCGTCGGCATGGGCCGCTCCCTCCACGCCGGCCAGGTCACCGTCGCCGACGGCACCCCGCTCGCCGGCGAGAAGATCCGCCGCGTCCTGACCAACGACCCCGGCATGGGCGTCATCCGGCACGTGGACGCCGGATACGACCGCGCCGACGAGGTCGCCGCCGAGCGGGGCGTCCGCGTCCCGATGCGGGAGGACGCGTGA
- a CDS encoding diaminopimelate decarboxylase, giving the protein MASAPAPHRRDRAVRAAVSQSLLSPDRPVAALLDTEGVRASAAALRAAFAAVTDAPVLHAFAVKASPLVPVLRLLYEEGLGAEVASPGELALASAAGVPPHLTVLDSPAKTAAELREALALGIAVNADNPQELARLDALVPAAAAPPPLGLRVNAQVGGGSIDAMSTATDTSKFGVGLRDPGARAWIVRAFLDRPWLTRLHTHSGSQGVPLARMAAGVRAVYELAEEINAAAGRRQVDTVDIGGGLPVNFASDEETPTYEAYARLLAAEVPGLFDGRYGLVTEFGRSLLARHGTVLARVEYTKTTGARPIAVTHAGVQVAARTVYAPGSWPLRIAVYDAEGRPKGGPAVDQDVAGPACFAGDLLAAARPLPLLEPGDVVAALDTGAYYFAHHYAYNSLVRPGVYGWTTRPDGSVRFATVRPPQSVAEIVAEAGGDLRDALVRE; this is encoded by the coding sequence ATGGCTTCCGCCCCGGCACCCCACCGCCGCGACCGGGCCGTCCGCGCGGCCGTGTCCCAGTCCCTGCTCTCCCCCGACCGGCCCGTGGCCGCCCTCCTCGACACCGAGGGCGTCCGCGCCTCCGCCGCCGCCCTCCGCGCCGCCTTCGCCGCCGTCACCGACGCGCCCGTGCTGCACGCCTTCGCCGTGAAGGCGTCCCCGCTCGTCCCCGTGCTGCGCCTGCTGTACGAGGAGGGCCTCGGCGCCGAGGTCGCGAGCCCCGGCGAGCTGGCCCTCGCCAGCGCGGCCGGTGTCCCGCCCCACCTGACCGTCCTCGACTCCCCCGCCAAGACCGCCGCCGAACTGCGCGAGGCCCTCGCCCTGGGGATCGCCGTCAACGCCGACAACCCGCAGGAGCTGGCCCGCCTCGACGCGCTCGTCCCCGCCGCGGCCGCCCCGCCGCCGCTCGGCCTGCGGGTCAACGCCCAGGTGGGCGGCGGCTCCATCGACGCCATGTCCACCGCCACCGACACCTCCAAGTTCGGCGTCGGCCTGCGGGACCCCGGCGCCCGCGCGTGGATCGTCCGGGCCTTCCTGGACCGCCCCTGGCTCACCCGCCTGCACACCCACTCCGGTTCGCAGGGCGTCCCCCTCGCGCGCATGGCGGCCGGGGTGCGCGCCGTGTACGAGCTGGCCGAGGAGATCAACGCGGCGGCCGGGCGGCGCCAGGTCGACACCGTCGACATCGGCGGCGGCCTCCCGGTGAACTTCGCCTCCGACGAGGAGACGCCCACGTACGAGGCGTACGCGCGGCTGCTCGCCGCCGAGGTGCCCGGCCTGTTCGACGGGCGGTACGGGCTGGTCACCGAGTTCGGCCGGTCGCTGCTGGCCAGGCACGGCACGGTCCTCGCCCGCGTGGAGTACACCAAGACGACCGGCGCGCGGCCCATCGCCGTCACGCACGCCGGCGTCCAGGTCGCCGCCCGCACCGTCTACGCCCCCGGCTCCTGGCCGCTGCGCATCGCCGTGTACGACGCGGAGGGACGGCCCAAGGGCGGGCCGGCCGTCGACCAGGACGTGGCCGGGCCCGCCTGCTTCGCGGGCGACCTGCTGGCCGCCGCCCGGCCGCTGCCGCTCCTGGAGCCGGGCGACGTGGTCGCGGCGCTGGACACCGGCGCCTACTACTTCGCCCACCACTACGCCTACAACTCCCTGGTCAGGCCGGGGGTGTACGGCTGGACGACCCGGCCGGACGGCTCGGTGCGGTTCGCCACCGTACGGCCGCCGCAGTCGGTCGCGGAGATCGTCGCCGAGGCGGGCGGGGACCTGCGGGACGCACTCGTACGGGAGTAG
- a CDS encoding roadblock/LC7 domain-containing protein: MRRALRQRAERRQMMTAEPYVLGELRRLRARVPQLTGALAASVDGLVLAQDTGDAEPEGVAALTAAALGVALRLTDATGRGAFRELLVRGEHGYVATYAAGGAAVLTLLAEPRVNVGRLHLEGRRSGARIAELVDGALERPDLGP; encoded by the coding sequence ATGAGGCGCGCCCTGCGGCAGCGCGCCGAGAGGAGACAGATGATGACGGCCGAACCGTACGTGCTCGGCGAGCTGCGCCGGCTCCGCGCGCGGGTCCCGCAGCTCACCGGAGCCCTGGCGGCCAGCGTCGACGGGCTGGTCCTCGCCCAGGACACCGGGGACGCCGAACCGGAGGGCGTCGCCGCCCTGACGGCCGCCGCGCTGGGCGTCGCGCTGCGGCTCACCGACGCGACCGGGCGCGGCGCGTTCCGGGAGCTGCTGGTGCGCGGCGAGCACGGCTACGTGGCGACGTACGCGGCGGGCGGCGCGGCGGTGCTGACACTGCTGGCCGAGCCCCGCGTCAACGTCGGCCGGCTCCACCTGGAGGGCCGCCGCTCCGGAGCGCGCATCGCGGAGCTGGTGGACGGCGCCCTGGAGCGCCCCGACCTCGGTCCGTAG
- a CDS encoding MurR/RpiR family transcriptional regulator: MNDTPGARLQALFEGHRLTPTQRRIAHWMVRRAADVPFLSSVELAELAGVSQPSVTRFAVALGFDGYPALRRHLREVAPVEPARPAPGAAPSGGAEANAYQQAVHAEIENLRHLAELLADPAPAERAGRLLAASRPLPVLGLRAAAAQARGFAYFAAKVHPDVRVLDEGGSMLTDRIDTAVRAGASALLCFALPRHPREVVDALEYARAAGLTVVTVADSAFAPVARHSDLLLPAAVGTALAFDTACGPMLLGRVLLEAMCDGLPDAQARLEEFDARAAARGLFVE; the protein is encoded by the coding sequence ATGAACGACACCCCCGGTGCGCGGCTCCAGGCCCTGTTCGAGGGCCATCGGCTGACGCCCACGCAGCGGCGGATCGCCCACTGGATGGTGCGGCGCGCCGCCGACGTGCCGTTCCTCTCCAGTGTGGAGCTCGCCGAACTGGCCGGGGTCAGCCAGCCGTCCGTCACCCGCTTCGCCGTGGCGCTCGGCTTCGACGGCTACCCCGCGCTGCGCAGGCACCTGCGCGAGGTCGCCCCCGTCGAGCCCGCCCGGCCCGCCCCCGGCGCGGCGCCCTCCGGGGGCGCCGAGGCCAACGCGTACCAGCAGGCCGTCCACGCCGAGATCGAGAACCTGCGCCACCTCGCGGAGCTCCTCGCGGACCCCGCGCCCGCCGAACGGGCCGGCCGGCTGCTCGCCGCCTCCCGCCCGCTGCCCGTCCTCGGGCTGCGCGCCGCGGCCGCCCAGGCACGCGGCTTCGCGTACTTCGCCGCCAAGGTCCACCCGGACGTGCGGGTCCTGGACGAGGGCGGCTCGATGCTCACCGACCGGATCGACACCGCCGTACGGGCCGGGGCGAGCGCCCTGCTCTGCTTCGCGCTGCCCCGCCACCCGCGCGAGGTGGTCGACGCCCTGGAGTACGCCAGGGCCGCCGGGCTGACCGTCGTGACCGTCGCCGACTCGGCGTTCGCGCCGGTCGCCCGCCACAGCGACCTGCTCCTCCCGGCCGCCGTCGGCACCGCCCTCGCCTTCGACACCGCGTGCGGGCCGATGCTGCTGGGCCGGGTGCTGCTGGAGGCGATGTGCGACGGGCTGCCGGACGCGCAGGCCCGGCTGGAGGAGTTCGACGCGCGGGCCGCCGCGCGCGGGCTGTTCGTGGAGTAG
- a CDS encoding cystathionine beta-synthase, which produces MQIHDSMISLVGNTPLVKLNQVTAGLQATVLAKVEYFNPGGSVKDRIALRMIEAAEKSGELKPGGTIVEPTSGNTGVGLAIVAQQKGYKCVFVCPDKVSTDKINVLRAYGAEVVVCPTAVDPEHPDSYYNVSDRLVRETPGAWKPDQYSNPNNPRSHYETTGPELWEQTEGRITHFVAGVGTGGTISGTGRYLKEASDGRVKVIGADPEGSVYSGGSGRPYLIEGVGEDFWPSAYDRTVTDEIVAVSDKDAFQMTRRLAKEEGLLVGGSCGMAVVAALRVAEGLGPDDVVVVLLPDSGRGYLSKIFNDEWMADYGFLEDAGPSARVGDVLRHKEGDIPKLVHMHPEETVGQAIEVLREYGVSQMPIVKPGAGHPDVMAAEIVGSVVERELLEALFAQRASLNDPLEKHMSAPLPQVGSGEPVEDLMAVLGRADAAIVLVEGKPTGVVSRQDLLSFLARDGK; this is translated from the coding sequence GTGCAAATCCACGACTCGATGATCAGCCTCGTCGGCAACACCCCGCTGGTGAAGCTCAACCAGGTGACAGCGGGCCTCCAGGCCACGGTGCTGGCCAAGGTCGAGTACTTCAACCCGGGCGGTTCGGTGAAGGACCGCATCGCCCTGCGCATGATCGAGGCCGCGGAGAAGAGCGGCGAGCTCAAGCCCGGCGGCACGATCGTCGAGCCGACGTCCGGCAACACCGGCGTGGGCCTGGCGATCGTGGCGCAGCAGAAGGGCTACAAGTGCGTCTTCGTCTGCCCGGACAAGGTGTCCACGGACAAGATCAACGTGCTGCGGGCGTACGGCGCCGAGGTCGTCGTCTGCCCGACGGCCGTCGACCCCGAGCACCCGGACTCGTACTACAACGTCTCCGACCGCCTCGTCCGCGAGACGCCGGGAGCCTGGAAGCCGGACCAGTACTCGAACCCGAACAACCCCCGTTCGCACTACGAGACGACCGGTCCCGAGCTGTGGGAGCAGACGGAGGGGCGGATCACCCACTTCGTCGCGGGCGTCGGCACGGGCGGCACCATCTCCGGCACCGGCCGCTACCTCAAGGAGGCGAGCGACGGCCGCGTCAAGGTGATCGGCGCCGACCCGGAGGGCTCCGTCTACTCCGGCGGCTCCGGCCGCCCGTACCTGATCGAGGGCGTCGGCGAGGACTTCTGGCCGTCCGCGTACGACCGGACGGTGACGGACGAGATCGTCGCCGTCTCCGACAAGGACGCCTTCCAGATGACCCGCCGCCTCGCCAAGGAGGAGGGCCTCCTCGTCGGCGGCTCGTGCGGCATGGCCGTCGTCGCCGCGCTGCGGGTCGCCGAGGGGCTCGGCCCGGACGACGTGGTCGTCGTGCTGCTGCCGGACAGCGGGCGCGGCTACCTCTCCAAGATCTTCAACGACGAGTGGATGGCGGACTACGGCTTCCTGGAGGACGCCGGCCCGTCCGCGCGGGTGGGCGACGTGCTCCGCCACAAGGAGGGCGACATCCCGAAGCTGGTGCACATGCACCCGGAGGAGACGGTCGGCCAGGCCATCGAGGTCCTCCGCGAGTACGGCGTGTCGCAGATGCCCATCGTCAAGCCGGGCGCCGGGCACCCGGACGTGATGGCCGCCGAGATCGTCGGCTCGGTCGTGGAGCGGGAGCTGCTGGAGGCGCTGTTCGCGCAGCGCGCCTCCCTGAACGACCCGCTGGAGAAGCACATGAGCGCCCCGCTTCCCCAGGTCGGCTCCGGCGAGCCGGTGGAGGACCTGATGGCCGTCCTGGGCCGGGCCGACGCGGCGATCGTCCTCGTCGAGGGCAAGCCCACCGGCGTGGTCAGCCGCCAGGACCTCCTGTCCTTCCTGGCCCGCGACGGCAAGTGA